Proteins encoded within one genomic window of Burkholderiaceae bacterium:
- a CDS encoding 4Fe-4S dicluster fused with DUF3470, producing the protein MTHVVTESCIRCKYTDCVDVCPVDCFREGPNMLVIDPDECIDCAVCIPECPVNAIYAEEDLPNDQQEFIRINAELSQAAGWTSITKRKSALDDADEWKDKTGKLAELVR; encoded by the coding sequence ATGACCCACGTCGTCACCGAATCCTGCATCCGCTGCAAATACACCGACTGCGTCGACGTCTGCCCGGTGGACTGCTTTCGCGAAGGCCCGAACATGCTCGTGATCGACCCGGACGAATGCATAGACTGCGCGGTCTGCATTCCCGAATGCCCGGTCAACGCGATCTACGCCGAGGAAGACCTGCCCAACGATCAGCAGGAGTTCATCCGGATCAACGCCGAGCTGAGCCAGGCGGCGGGCTGGACGAGCATCACCAAGCGCAAGTCGGCGCTGGACGACGCCGACGAGTGGAAAGACAAGACCGGCAAGCTGGCCGAACTCGTACGCTGA
- a CDS encoding MATE efflux family protein: MSGDTLPEAGVAAERTVQRVAPSTESPTDAPAPQPKPHLWRAFLAFLLPMMASNILQALSGTINNVYLGQMLGVRAMAAVSAFFPILFFFISFMIGLGSGASVLIGQAWGARETERVKAIAGTTLTVGILVGLLVAVFGGALTGPMLRLLHTPSDILPQTTAYARIMLIAAPGIFVFLLVTSMLRGVSDTVSPLITLAVATAIGLVLTPALIRGWGGLPQMGVASGAWAAVASYAVGLAWLAWHMLRRGHPLAPDAVFLRHMKIDRAILARVLRIGLPTAMQVITMSLAEVAVLFLVNRFGSHATAAYGAVNQVMSYVQFPAMSIAITASILGAQAIGAGRTAMLGAIARTGILMNLVLTGGLVLLAYLFSRTLIGLFITSAPVVDVTQTLLHIMLWSLIVYGMAAVLSGLMRASGTVLVPTGISIFCILAVEVPVAWGMSHLIGLDGVWIGYPAAFIAMLLLQTGYYRAVWRKRPIRRL, from the coding sequence ATGAGCGGCGACACCCTGCCCGAAGCCGGCGTCGCCGCTGAACGCACCGTACAGCGAGTCGCCCCGTCCACTGAATCTCCCACCGACGCGCCGGCGCCCCAGCCGAAGCCGCATCTGTGGCGGGCGTTCCTCGCGTTCCTGCTGCCGATGATGGCGAGCAACATCCTGCAGGCACTGTCGGGCACGATCAACAACGTCTATCTCGGCCAGATGCTCGGCGTGCGCGCGATGGCGGCGGTGTCGGCGTTCTTTCCGATCCTGTTCTTCTTCATCTCGTTCATGATCGGCCTCGGCTCCGGCGCGTCGGTGCTGATCGGCCAGGCCTGGGGGGCGCGCGAAACGGAGCGCGTGAAAGCGATTGCAGGCACGACGCTCACCGTGGGTATCCTCGTCGGGCTGCTGGTGGCGGTTTTCGGCGGCGCGCTGACCGGGCCGATGCTGCGCCTCTTGCACACGCCGTCCGACATCCTGCCGCAGACCACCGCGTACGCGCGCATCATGCTGATCGCGGCGCCGGGCATCTTCGTGTTCCTGCTCGTCACCTCGATGCTGCGCGGCGTCAGCGACACCGTGAGCCCGCTGATCACACTCGCGGTCGCGACCGCGATCGGGCTCGTGCTGACGCCGGCGCTGATCCGCGGCTGGGGCGGGCTGCCGCAAATGGGCGTGGCCAGCGGCGCCTGGGCCGCGGTCGCCTCGTATGCGGTGGGCCTGGCCTGGCTCGCCTGGCACATGCTGCGGCGCGGCCACCCGCTCGCGCCCGACGCGGTGTTCCTGCGCCACATGAAGATCGACCGCGCGATCCTGGCGCGCGTGCTGCGCATCGGCCTGCCGACCGCGATGCAGGTGATCACGATGTCGCTGGCGGAAGTCGCGGTGCTGTTCCTGGTGAACCGCTTCGGCTCTCATGCAACCGCCGCCTACGGCGCGGTGAACCAGGTCATGTCGTACGTGCAGTTTCCGGCGATGTCGATCGCGATCACCGCGTCGATCCTCGGCGCGCAGGCGATCGGCGCGGGCCGCACCGCCATGCTGGGTGCGATCGCGCGCACCGGCATCCTGATGAACCTGGTGCTGACCGGCGGCCTGGTGCTGCTGGCCTACCTGTTCTCGCGCACGCTGATCGGCCTGTTCATCACCAGCGCGCCGGTGGTCGACGTCACGCAGACGCTGCTTCACATCATGCTGTGGAGCCTGATCGTCTACGGCATGGCGGCCGTGCTGTCGGGCCTGATGCGCGCCAGCGGCACCGTGCTGGTGCCGACCGGCATCTCGATCTTCTGCATTCTCGCGGTCGAGGTCCCGGTCGCCTGGGGCATGAGCCACCTGATCGGCCTGGACGGAGTCTGGATCGGCTACCCGGCGGCGTTCATCGCGATGCTGCTGCTGCAGACCGGCTACTACCGCGCGGTCTGGCGCAAGCGCCCGATCCGCCGGCTCTGA
- a CDS encoding Hydroxymethylpyrimidine phosphate kinase ThiD, with translation MSSNESLAAGDGRYPRVLSIAGSDSGGGAGIQADLKTFSALGCYGMTAITAITAQNTVGVVAVDGIAPKMVLAQIQAVVEDIGVDAVKIGMLHSPALVEAVAQAIDRFALPRVVLDPVMVATSGDRLLEPEAVRLLVAQLFPRAVVVTPNLDEAALLLGREITGINDLDAAADDLLALGASAVLVKGGHLPGERVVDVLAQAGGGAHRRFESPRIASRNVHGTGCTLSSAIAAYLALGATLPDAVEQARGYVLAAIAAGASVQIGHGHGPLNHGHAPIPARVLR, from the coding sequence ATGAGTTCGAATGAATCCCTGGCCGCGGGCGACGGCCGCTATCCGCGCGTACTGTCGATCGCCGGTTCCGACAGCGGCGGCGGCGCCGGCATCCAGGCCGATCTGAAGACCTTCAGCGCGCTCGGCTGCTACGGCATGACGGCGATCACCGCGATCACCGCGCAGAACACGGTGGGCGTGGTCGCGGTCGACGGCATCGCGCCCAAGATGGTGCTGGCGCAGATCCAGGCCGTGGTCGAAGACATCGGCGTCGACGCGGTGAAGATCGGCATGCTGCATTCGCCGGCGCTGGTCGAGGCGGTCGCGCAGGCGATCGACCGGTTCGCGCTGCCGCGGGTCGTGCTCGATCCGGTGATGGTCGCGACCAGCGGCGACCGGCTGCTCGAACCCGAGGCGGTGCGGCTGCTGGTCGCGCAGTTGTTCCCGCGCGCGGTCGTCGTCACGCCGAACCTGGACGAGGCGGCGCTGCTGCTCGGGCGCGAGATCACCGGCATCAATGACCTCGATGCGGCGGCCGACGATCTGCTGGCGCTCGGCGCGTCGGCAGTGCTTGTGAAGGGCGGTCATCTGCCAGGCGAGCGAGTGGTGGACGTGCTGGCGCAGGCGGGCGGCGGCGCGCACAGGCGCTTCGAATCGCCGCGCATCGCGAGCCGCAACGTGCACGGCACCGGCTGCACGCTGTCGTCGGCGATTGCCGCGTATCTGGCACTCGGTGCGACGCTGCCGGATGCGGTCGAGCAGGCGCGCGGCTATGTGCTCGCCGCGATCGCCGCCGGCGCCAGCGTCCAGATCGGACATGGCCACGGCCCGCTGAACCACGGCCATGCGCCGATCCCCGCGCGCGTGCTGAGGTAG
- a CDS encoding Glycine oxidase ThiO: protein MLAWGVSADEAASFCPASTQADESTTVRAASNPPRSVVLGAGLIGRLLALQLARSGHRVEMHDAAGPEADGAAAWVAAAMLAPLAEAAVSEPAVVRLGLHSLERWPTLLARLAQPVFFQRQGSLVLWHRQDAAEAARFGALLAAMQLRVPTLPELQALDAEGVAKLEPELAGSRFAQGLFLPGEGQLDNRQLLAALLHELQTLDVTMHWHSPRSASDFAPGRPGEPDWVFDCRGLGARGDWPGLRGVRGEVIRVHAPEVKLTRPTRLIHPRYPLYIVPKQDHLYVVGATEIESDDASPVSVRSALELLSALYSVHTGFAEARIVETAARCRPALPDNLPAIRRIAPRTLSINGLHRHGFMIAPALLDIVLELVEGGASPLAERLGLDIEDAQALTA, encoded by the coding sequence ATGCTGGCGTGGGGAGTTTCTGCCGACGAGGCCGCCTCGTTTTGTCCAGCTTCCACTCAAGCTGACGAATCGACGACCGTGCGCGCTGCCTCGAACCCTCCCCGCTCCGTGGTGCTCGGCGCCGGCCTGATCGGCCGGCTGCTCGCGCTGCAACTCGCGCGCAGCGGTCATCGCGTCGAAATGCACGACGCGGCGGGGCCAGAGGCCGACGGCGCCGCCGCGTGGGTCGCCGCGGCGATGCTCGCGCCGCTGGCCGAAGCCGCGGTCAGCGAACCGGCCGTGGTGCGGCTGGGCCTGCATTCGCTCGAACGCTGGCCGACGCTGCTGGCCCGACTCGCGCAACCGGTGTTCTTCCAGCGCCAGGGCTCGCTGGTGCTGTGGCATCGGCAGGACGCGGCCGAGGCGGCACGCTTCGGCGCGCTGCTCGCCGCGATGCAGCTGCGTGTGCCCACGCTCCCCGAACTGCAGGCGCTCGATGCAGAGGGTGTGGCGAAGCTCGAGCCGGAACTCGCCGGCTCGCGCTTCGCGCAAGGCCTGTTCCTGCCCGGCGAAGGCCAGCTCGACAACCGCCAGCTGCTCGCGGCGCTGCTGCACGAACTGCAGACGCTGGACGTCACGATGCATTGGCACAGCCCGCGCTCCGCGAGCGACTTTGCGCCGGGCCGGCCGGGCGAGCCGGACTGGGTGTTCGACTGCCGCGGCCTCGGCGCGAGGGGCGACTGGCCCGGGCTGCGCGGCGTGCGCGGCGAGGTGATCCGCGTGCATGCGCCGGAGGTGAAACTCACGCGCCCGACGCGGCTGATCCACCCGCGCTACCCGCTGTACATCGTGCCCAAACAGGATCACCTGTACGTGGTCGGCGCGACCGAGATCGAATCCGACGACGCGTCACCCGTCAGCGTGCGCTCCGCGCTGGAACTGCTGAGCGCGCTCTATTCGGTGCACACCGGCTTTGCCGAAGCGCGCATCGTCGAGACCGCCGCGCGATGCCGTCCCGCGCTGCCCGACAACCTGCCGGCGATCCGCCGCATCGCACCGCGCACGCTGTCCATCAACGGTCTGCACCGGCACGGCTTCATGATCGCACCGGCGCTGCTCGACATCGTGCTGGAGCTGGTCGAAGGCGGCGCGTCGCCGCTTGCCGAGCGCCTCGGCCTCGACATTGAAGACGCGCAGGCGCTGACCGCATGA
- a CDS encoding Sulfur carrier protein ThiS, with product MNVFINQNERELADGATLADAIALLNVHPPFAAAVNLQFIPRPQHAQTLLQPGDRVEVIVPVTGG from the coding sequence ATGAACGTCTTCATCAACCAGAACGAACGCGAGCTGGCCGACGGCGCGACGCTCGCCGACGCGATCGCCTTGTTGAATGTGCATCCGCCGTTCGCCGCGGCGGTCAATCTGCAGTTCATTCCTCGCCCCCAGCACGCGCAGACGCTGCTGCAGCCGGGTGACCGCGTCGAAGTCATCGTCCCGGTCACCGGCGGCTGA
- a CDS encoding Thiazole synthase: MNASLLTSDPLVLYGQSFQSRLMLGTARYPSPAVLEAAARRARPAMLTASLRRQQAAGVAAGSGFWDLLRRLEVPVLPNTAGCHSVQEAITTAQMARELFDTPWIKLELIGDDYTLQPDTLNLVDAASRLIKDGFKVLPYCTEDLVLCRRLVDAGCEAVMPWAAPIGTGRGPMNPYAMRLLRERLEVPMIVDAGLGLPSHACQVMEWGYDGVLLNTAVALAQDPVAMAGAFADAMQAGRSAHLAGAVDPQDAAQPSTPVLGTPFWHQQGASA; the protein is encoded by the coding sequence ATGAACGCCTCCTTGCTCACTTCCGACCCGCTCGTTTTGTACGGCCAGAGCTTCCAGAGCCGGCTGATGCTCGGCACCGCGCGCTACCCGTCGCCGGCCGTGCTCGAGGCCGCGGCGCGGCGCGCCCGGCCCGCGATGCTGACCGCATCGCTGCGGCGTCAGCAGGCCGCCGGCGTCGCGGCCGGCAGCGGCTTCTGGGATCTGCTGCGGCGCCTCGAGGTGCCGGTGCTGCCGAACACCGCCGGCTGCCACAGCGTGCAGGAGGCGATCACCACCGCGCAGATGGCACGCGAGCTGTTCGACACGCCGTGGATCAAGCTCGAACTGATCGGCGACGACTACACGCTGCAGCCCGACACGCTGAATCTGGTCGACGCCGCGAGCCGGCTGATCAAGGACGGCTTCAAGGTGCTGCCGTACTGCACCGAAGACCTGGTGCTGTGCCGGCGCCTGGTCGACGCCGGCTGCGAGGCGGTGATGCCCTGGGCCGCGCCGATCGGCACGGGACGAGGTCCGATGAACCCCTACGCGATGCGGCTGCTGCGCGAGCGGCTCGAGGTGCCGATGATCGTCGACGCTGGGCTCGGCCTGCCGTCGCACGCCTGCCAGGTGATGGAATGGGGCTACGACGGCGTGCTGCTGAACACCGCGGTCGCGCTCGCGCAAGACCCGGTCGCGATGGCCGGCGCGTTCGCCGACGCAATGCAAGCCGGCCGCAGCGCGCACCTCGCCGGCGCCGTCGACCCGCAGGATGCGGCGCAGCCGAGCACGCCGGTGCTCGGCACCCCGTTCTGGCACCAGCAAGGCGCCTCGGCATGA
- a CDS encoding Thiamin-phosphate pyrophosphorylase: MNAAMNAGAHDDMVRRIVAAHQTLRLEPPQPQTRPLTSDAPIYRAAKQACLQLGFIEIDAECLGQAWQAMVLRKGRFDPTDWPSDPVDFDMRPWPRANAFAPCPRRLGLYAVLPDAAWIARMARAGVPALQLRFKSDDAAAVAREVRAAVDAVRDTGAMLFVNDHWQAAIAAGAYGVHLGQEDMATADLAAIRAAGLRLGLSSHGYAEMLRADRHSPSYIAMGAVYATNLKQMPTAPQGPSRLAAYARLMRHVPQVAIGGIDEARLPQVAASGVGSVAVVRAIVAAEAPEAAARRMMAAIGDLALPQTAS, encoded by the coding sequence ATGAACGCGGCAATGAACGCGGGCGCGCATGACGACATGGTGCGGCGCATCGTCGCCGCGCACCAGACACTGCGCCTCGAACCTCCACAGCCGCAAACCCGACCACTCACCAGCGACGCACCGATCTACCGCGCCGCGAAACAGGCCTGCCTGCAGCTCGGCTTCATCGAAATTGACGCCGAATGCCTGGGGCAAGCCTGGCAGGCGATGGTCCTGCGCAAGGGCCGTTTTGACCCGACCGACTGGCCGTCGGACCCGGTCGATTTCGACATGCGGCCCTGGCCACGCGCCAACGCCTTTGCGCCCTGCCCCAGGCGGCTCGGCCTGTACGCGGTGCTGCCCGACGCCGCCTGGATCGCGCGCATGGCCCGCGCCGGCGTGCCGGCGCTGCAGCTGCGCTTCAAGTCGGACGACGCGGCCGCGGTCGCACGCGAAGTGCGCGCGGCGGTCGATGCGGTGCGCGACACCGGCGCGATGCTGTTCGTCAACGACCATTGGCAGGCAGCGATCGCCGCCGGCGCCTACGGCGTGCACCTGGGCCAGGAAGACATGGCCACGGCCGACTTGGCCGCGATCCGCGCCGCCGGCCTGCGCCTGGGCCTCTCCAGCCACGGCTACGCCGAGATGCTGCGAGCCGACCGGCACAGCCCGAGCTACATCGCGATGGGCGCGGTGTACGCGACCAACCTCAAGCAGATGCCGACCGCGCCGCAGGGTCCGAGCCGGCTCGCCGCTTACGCGCGGCTGATGCGCCACGTTCCGCAGGTCGCGATCGGCGGCATCGACGAGGCGCGCCTGCCGCAGGTAGCGGCCAGCGGCGTCGGCTCGGTCGCGGTGGTGCGCGCGATCGTCGCGGCCGAAGCGCCCGAGGCCGCGGCGCGGCGGATGATGGCAGCGATCGGCGACCTCGCGTTGCCCCAGACCGCGTCGTAG
- a CDS encoding Transcriptional regulator, LysR family, whose protein sequence is MDRFEEMRTFAAVVDAGSFVRAAEALQVSKTAVSRLVGELEARLGVRLLHRTTRKLSLTVEGEVFHARCQELLMGVEEAEAEVTTRADEAVGVLRVNVPVSFGLLHLAPLWPAFLQLHPTVTLDVTLADRIVDLVDEGYDLAVRIARLPTSSLVSRKLTVTRLVLCASPEYLRHHGTPGHPDDIARHAVFSYTLLASGDTWNFEGPQGPVSIKVAPRMRSNSGDTCCAAALQHQGIVLQPSFMVGEHLRSGALVQVLPDYQSIELGVYAVYASRKHLPPKVRVLIDFLAEAFRVRTWAAHRGGR, encoded by the coding sequence ATGGATCGATTCGAGGAGATGCGCACCTTCGCCGCTGTGGTCGACGCGGGGAGCTTCGTGCGCGCGGCCGAGGCGTTGCAGGTGTCGAAGACCGCGGTGTCGAGGCTGGTAGGTGAGCTCGAAGCGCGACTGGGCGTGCGCCTTCTGCATCGCACGACTCGCAAGCTCTCGCTGACGGTCGAAGGCGAGGTCTTCCACGCTCGCTGCCAGGAACTGCTGATGGGCGTCGAGGAAGCCGAGGCGGAAGTGACGACGCGCGCCGACGAGGCGGTCGGCGTGCTCCGCGTGAACGTGCCGGTGAGCTTCGGGCTGCTGCATCTGGCGCCGCTGTGGCCGGCGTTCCTTCAACTGCATCCCACAGTCACGCTCGACGTCACGCTGGCCGATCGCATTGTCGATCTGGTAGACGAGGGCTACGACCTGGCCGTCCGCATCGCGCGTCTGCCCACTTCGTCGCTGGTCAGCCGCAAGCTCACCGTCACCCGGCTCGTGCTCTGCGCTTCACCCGAGTACCTGCGCCACCACGGTACGCCGGGCCACCCAGACGACATTGCGCGGCATGCGGTGTTCAGCTACACGCTGCTGGCCTCGGGCGACACATGGAACTTCGAGGGGCCGCAGGGACCGGTCAGCATCAAGGTTGCTCCGCGCATGCGCAGCAACAGCGGCGACACCTGTTGCGCCGCCGCGCTGCAGCACCAGGGCATCGTGCTGCAGCCATCATTCATGGTCGGCGAGCATCTGCGCTCGGGCGCACTGGTCCAGGTGCTGCCGGACTACCAATCGATCGAACTGGGCGTGTACGCGGTCTACGCCAGTCGCAAGCACCTCCCGCCCAAGGTGCGGGTACTGATCGATTTCCTGGCGGAGGCGTTCCGCGTCCGTACCTGGGCAGCCCATCGCGGTGGTCGGTGA
- a CDS encoding Membrane protein, distant similarity to thiosulfate:quinone oxidoreductase DoxD, with the protein MSNSVLTRLLATDAGHGALALRVPVGVIFIAHGAQKLFGWFGGYGLDGTGQFFGSVGLEPGYLMALLAGAAEFFGGLALVFGVLVRPAAAALAFAMLIAIFAVHFSKGFFLDKGGYEYALALFAASLSLLFTGGGRSSADAALAARADGGR; encoded by the coding sequence ATGAGCAACTCGGTCCTTACCCGCCTGCTGGCCACTGATGCCGGCCATGGCGCCCTCGCACTGCGCGTGCCGGTGGGCGTCATCTTCATCGCCCATGGTGCGCAGAAACTGTTCGGCTGGTTCGGCGGCTACGGCCTCGACGGCACCGGCCAGTTTTTCGGCTCGGTCGGCCTGGAGCCGGGCTACCTGATGGCCCTGCTGGCTGGCGCGGCCGAGTTCTTCGGCGGCCTGGCCCTCGTGTTCGGCGTACTGGTGCGCCCAGCCGCGGCGGCGCTTGCCTTCGCGATGCTGATCGCCATCTTCGCTGTTCACTTCAGCAAGGGTTTCTTCCTCGACAAGGGGGGCTACGAATACGCGCTCGCGCTGTTCGCGGCGTCGTTGTCGCTTCTGTTCACCGGGGGCGGTCGCTCCTCGGCAGATGCTGCGCTGGCCGCGCGCGCCGACGGAGGCCGGTGA
- a CDS encoding Esterase YpfH: MDMRNDLLIQRPDAAATRQLLLLFHGVGSSAEDLRPLGEALAVQRPQACVVSVRSPDRSDLGQGWQWFSVRGVTEADRPARVAATMPRYVEAIRAWQRESGVSPDSTTLIGFSQGAIMALESTQQSELIAGRVISLAGRFAQAPRVARPQVALHLLHGEADRVMLPALATDALAHWHALGGQATLDLFPGLGHGVDSRVIRRVSEHLAGAAV, translated from the coding sequence ATGGACATGCGCAACGACCTTCTCATCCAGCGGCCCGACGCGGCTGCGACGCGGCAACTGCTGCTCCTCTTCCATGGCGTGGGGTCGAGTGCCGAGGACCTGCGCCCGCTGGGCGAGGCGCTCGCTGTGCAGCGGCCACAGGCCTGCGTGGTCAGCGTGCGCTCGCCCGACCGGTCCGACCTCGGGCAGGGCTGGCAGTGGTTCTCGGTACGCGGCGTGACCGAGGCCGATCGGCCGGCGCGCGTCGCTGCAACCATGCCGCGCTACGTCGAGGCCATACGCGCCTGGCAGCGCGAGAGCGGCGTGAGTCCGGACTCCACGACGCTGATCGGCTTCTCGCAAGGCGCGATCATGGCGCTGGAATCGACGCAGCAGTCCGAACTGATCGCCGGCCGCGTCATCTCGCTGGCTGGCCGGTTTGCACAGGCGCCTCGGGTCGCTCGGCCGCAGGTCGCGCTGCACCTGCTGCACGGCGAGGCGGATCGTGTGATGCTGCCGGCCCTCGCCACCGACGCACTGGCACATTGGCATGCGCTCGGCGGCCAGGCGACCCTGGACCTCTTCCCGGGGCTCGGGCACGGCGTCGACTCTCGCGTCATACGACGCGTGAGCGAACACCTCGCAGGGGCAGCGGTATGA
- a CDS encoding Metallo-beta-lactamase family protein, RNA-specific, which translates to MIRLSSHGAAKQVTGSCHLVETDRARVLVDCGLFQGGREIAEENAADFDFDPAGIDVLLLTHAHLDHCGRIPLLVRHGFHGRIVSTAPTRELAHLVLADAAGLQQEDARRAARHRRSRGDDSKATTPLYTTVDASVAMTRFDSDAVYGQPMTVAQGVRATFMNAGHILGSASILLELEDGRSTRTVYFSGDIGNPGRPLLDDPQAPPTPPDYVVMETTYGDRDHRGWDESIDELIAAVAATLARGGNVIIPTFALERAQEVLYGLAEGIARGRLPAHLAVFLDSPMAVSATEIFERHEDSLRKDFRSRLRMASPFDLPGLRMTRDASESMAINSIRGGAVIMAGSGMATGGRVRHHLLHNLGHADNAVIFVGFAAPGTLARQIIDGAKSVRLFDEIVPVRASIHTINGFSAHAGRSQLLRWLARCGQPRQVILVHGDPDRGMQAFADALEVEHRPWRIAGMGEAILLR; encoded by the coding sequence ATGATCCGCCTTTCAAGTCATGGTGCCGCCAAGCAGGTCACCGGTTCCTGCCACCTGGTCGAAACCGATCGGGCGCGTGTGCTCGTCGACTGCGGATTGTTCCAGGGCGGGCGCGAGATCGCCGAGGAGAACGCCGCGGATTTCGACTTCGACCCGGCCGGCATCGACGTGCTGCTGCTGACCCACGCGCACCTGGATCACTGCGGGCGCATCCCGCTCCTAGTCAGGCACGGCTTTCACGGGCGCATCGTGTCGACCGCGCCGACGCGGGAACTCGCGCATCTCGTCCTCGCCGATGCTGCGGGCCTGCAGCAAGAGGATGCCAGGCGCGCGGCGCGTCACAGGCGCAGCCGTGGCGACGATTCGAAAGCGACGACGCCCTTGTACACCACCGTCGACGCATCCGTGGCCATGACCCGGTTCGACAGTGACGCCGTGTACGGTCAGCCGATGACGGTGGCCCAGGGGGTGCGGGCGACCTTCATGAATGCCGGTCACATCCTCGGATCCGCGTCGATTCTGCTGGAACTGGAGGACGGCAGATCGACGCGCACGGTGTACTTCTCGGGTGACATCGGCAATCCGGGGCGCCCGCTGCTCGACGACCCGCAGGCGCCCCCGACGCCACCCGACTATGTGGTGATGGAGACCACGTACGGCGATCGTGACCACCGCGGCTGGGACGAGTCGATCGACGAACTCATCGCCGCAGTCGCGGCAACCCTTGCACGGGGCGGCAATGTGATCATTCCGACCTTCGCGCTCGAACGCGCGCAAGAGGTGCTCTACGGCCTGGCCGAGGGCATCGCGCGCGGCAGGCTGCCGGCCCACCTGGCGGTGTTTCTCGATTCACCGATGGCGGTTTCTGCGACCGAGATCTTCGAGCGCCACGAGGACAGCCTGCGCAAAGACTTCCGCAGCCGGTTGCGCATGGCCAGCCCGTTCGATCTGCCCGGCCTGCGCATGACCCGCGATGCGTCCGAATCGATGGCCATCAACAGCATTCGCGGCGGTGCCGTCATCATGGCCGGCTCCGGCATGGCGACCGGCGGACGCGTTCGCCATCATTTGCTGCATAACCTCGGTCACGCCGACAACGCAGTGATCTTCGTCGGCTTTGCGGCGCCAGGCACGTTGGCTCGGCAGATCATCGACGGGGCCAAAAGCGTACGCCTGTTCGACGAAATTGTTCCGGTGCGGGCGAGCATCCACACCATCAACGGCTTCTCCGCCCATGCGGGGCGCAGCCAGCTTCTGCGGTGGCTGGCCCGCTGCGGGCAGCCCAGGCAAGTGATCCTGGTGCATGGCGATCCGGACCGCGGCATGCAGGCCTTCGCCGATGCGCTCGAAGTCGAGCATCGGCCGTGGCGGATTGCGGGTATGGGGGAAGCGATCTTGCTTCGCTGA
- a CDS encoding branched-chain amino acid ABC transporter, ATP-binding protein LivF: MNAVTSVRAEWAKGGGDPLLSVRAIDLYYGDAQALDQVSLDVPRGEIVAIVGANGAGKSSLIRTIAGIEKPRSGSVRFDGHEIAGLESHEVCNLGVGQVAEGRQVFPTLTVAENLEMGAMLPRARALARQTQAEVYELFPRLAERRGQLAGTMSGGEQQMLAIGRCLMGQPELIMFDEPSLGLAPAIVQEVFRIIRALNAKGLTVLLVEQNVAVSLRISAHAYVLENGRVVMTGSGEELLHDDRVRQAYLGL; encoded by the coding sequence GTGAACGCGGTGACCTCGGTGCGCGCCGAATGGGCAAAGGGCGGCGGCGATCCGTTGCTGTCGGTGCGCGCGATCGACCTGTATTACGGCGACGCGCAGGCGCTGGATCAGGTGTCGCTCGACGTGCCGCGCGGCGAGATCGTCGCAATCGTCGGCGCGAACGGTGCCGGCAAGTCGTCGCTGATCCGGACCATCGCCGGCATCGAGAAGCCGCGCTCAGGAAGCGTCCGTTTCGATGGCCATGAGATCGCTGGGCTCGAGTCGCACGAAGTCTGCAATCTCGGCGTCGGCCAGGTCGCTGAAGGGCGGCAGGTGTTCCCAACGCTCACCGTCGCCGAGAACCTCGAGATGGGCGCGATGCTGCCGCGCGCACGCGCGCTGGCGAGGCAGACCCAGGCCGAGGTGTACGAGCTGTTCCCACGCCTCGCGGAACGGCGCGGGCAACTGGCCGGCACGATGTCCGGCGGCGAGCAGCAGATGCTCGCGATCGGCCGCTGCCTGATGGGCCAACCCGAGCTCATCATGTTCGACGAGCCGTCGCTTGGCCTCGCGCCGGCGATCGTGCAGGAGGTGTTCCGCATCATCCGCGCGCTCAACGCCAAGGGGTTGACCGTGCTGCTGGTCGAGCAGAACGTCGCGGTATCGCTGCGGATTTCCGCGCACGCCTACGTGCTCGAGAACGGCCGCGTCGTGATGACCGGCTCGGGCGAAGAACTGCTGCACGACGATCGGGTGCGGCAGGCGTATCTGGGGCTGTAG